In one window of Vulpes vulpes isolate BD-2025 chromosome 1, VulVul3, whole genome shotgun sequence DNA:
- the LMTK3 gene encoding LOW QUALITY PROTEIN: serine/threonine-protein kinase LMTK3 (The sequence of the model RefSeq protein was modified relative to this genomic sequence to represent the inferred CDS: deleted 1 base in 1 codon) → MPAPGALILLAAVSASGCLASPAHPDGFALGRAPLAPPYAVVLISCSGLLAFIFLLLTCLCCKRGDVGFKEFENPEGEDCSGEYTPPAEETSSSQSLPDVYILPLAEVSLPMPAPQPSHSDMTTPLGLSRQHLSYLQEIGSGWFGKVILGEIFSDYTPAQVVVKELRASAGPLEQRKFISEAQPYRSLQHPNVLQCLGVCVETLPFLLIMEFCQLGDLKRYLRAQRPPEGLSPELPPRDLRTLQRMGLEIARGLAHLHSHNYVHSDLALRNCLLTSDLTVRIGDYGLAHSNYKEDYYLTPERLWIPLRWAAPELLGELHGTFMVVDQSRESNIWSLGVTLWELFEFGAQPYRHLSDEEVLAFVVRQQHVKLARPRLKLPYADYWYDILQSCWRPPAQRPSASDLQLQLTYLLSERPPRPPPPPPPPRDGPFPWPWPPQHSAPRPGTLSSPFPLLDGFPGADPDDVLTVTESSRGLNLECLWEKARRGAGRGGGAPPWQPASAPPAPHANPSNPFYEALSTPSVLPVISARSPSVSSEYYIRLEEHGSPPEPLFPNDWDPLDPGVPAPQASQAPSEVPQLVSETWASPLFPAARPFPAQSSASGSFLLSGWDPEGRGAGETLAGDPAEVLGERGTAPWAEEEEEEEEGSSPGEDSSSLGGGPSRRGPLPCPLCSREGACSCLPLERGDAVAGWGGHPALGCPHPPEDDSSLRAERGSLADLPLAPPSSAPPEFLDPLMGAAAPQYPGRGPPPAPPPPPPPPRAPADPAVSPDPPSAVASPGSGLSSPGPKPGDSGYETETPFSPEGAFPGGGAAEEEGVPRPRAPPEPPDPGAPRPPPDPGPHPLPGTREKPTFVVQVSTEQLLMSLREDVTRNLLGEKGANPRETGPRKVGRGPGNREKVQGPSRDPTVLGSGKKAPSPNEEPSLPMNGVTVQNGGQRALDIEEKVAENGAPGTPEREEKVPEKVLENGEVTPPRREEKVLENGELMSPEREEKVLVNGGLTASKIEKKVSEDGGLRPPRNTERLPETGPRRAPGPWEKAPESGVPAPETLLERAPEPGAVALSRNGGETVPGPTGPAPKSGVLEPGTERRAPETGGAPRAPGVGRPDLGSGGRAPAGTGMAPGGGLGSGVDAKAGWADSTRPQPPPPPPPPPEAQPRRPEPAPQRTRPEVASEGEPGAPDSRAGGDTAPSTDGDPPQPERKGPEMPRLFLDLGPPQGNSEQIKAKLSRLSLALPPLTLTPFPGPGPRRPPWEGADAGAAGGEAGGAGAPGPAEEDGEDEDEEEEEDEEASASGAAAGPRGPGRARAAPVPVVVSSADADAARPLRGLLKSPRGADEPEDSELERKRKMVSFHGDVTVYLFDQETPTNELSVQGPPEGDTDPSTPPAPPTPPHPATPGDGFPSNDSGFGGSFEWAEDFPLLPPPGPPLCFSRFSVSPALETPGPPARAPDARPAGPVEN, encoded by the exons ATGCCTGCCCCCGGCGCCCTCATCCTCCTCGCGGCCGTCTCCGCCTCCGGCTGCCTGGCGTCCCCGGCCCACCCCG ATGGATTCGCCCTGGGCCGGGCCCCTCTGGCTCCTCCCTACGCCGTGGTCCTCATTTCCTGCTCCGGCCTGCTGGCCttcatctttctcctcctcacCTGTCTGTGTTGCAAACGGGGTGATGTCGGCTTCAAG GAGTTTGAGAACCCTGAAGGGGAGGATTGCTCCGGGGAGTACACTCCCCCGGCGGAGGAGACCTCCTCCTCACAGTCGCTGCCCGATGTCTACATTCTTCCGCTGGCTGAGGTCTCCCTGCCGATGCCTGCCCCGCAGCCTTCACACTCAG aTATGACCACCCCCCTGGGCCTTAGCCGCCAGCATCTCAGCTACTTACAAGAGATTGGGAGTGGCTGGTTTGGGAAG GTGATCCTGGGAGAGATATTCTCCGACTACACCCCAGCCCAGGTGGTGGTGAAGGAGCTCCGAGCCAGCGCGGGGCCCCTGGAGCAGCGCAAGTTCATCTCAGAAGCGCAGCCCTACAG GAGCCTGCAGCACCCCAACGTCCTCCAGTGCCTGGGCGTCTGTGTGGAGACACTGCCCTTTCTGCTGATTATGGAGTTCTGTCAACTG ggGGACCTGAAACGTTACCTCCGGGCCCAGCGACCCCCTGAGGGCCTATCCCCTGAGCTGCCCCCTCGAGACCTGCGGACACTGCAGAGGATGGGCCTGGAGATCGCCCGCGGGCTGGCACATCTCCACTCCCACAACTACGTGCACAG CGACCTGGCCCTGCGCAACTGCCTGCTGACCTCCGACCTCACCGTGCGCATCGGAGACTACGGGCTGGCCCACAGCAACTACAAG GAGGACTACTACCTGACCCCCGAGCGCCTGTGGATCCCGCTGCGCTGGGCGGCGCCCGAGCTCCTCGGGGAGCTGCACGGGACCTTCATGGTGGTGGACCAGAGCCGCGAGAGCAACATCTG GTCCCTGGGGGTGACCCTGTGGGAGCTCTTTGAGTTTGGGGCTCAGCCCTACCGCCACCTGTCAGACGAGGAGGTCCTCGCCTTCGTGGTCCGCCAGCAGCATGTCAAGCTGGCCCGGCCGAGGCTCAAGCTGCCCTATGCCGACTACTg gTACGATATCCTGCAGTCCTGCTGGCGGCCACCCGCCCAGCGCCCTTCGGCTTCCGATCTCCAACTGCAGCTCACCTACCTGCTCTCTGAGCGACCCCcacggcccccaccccca ccccccccaccccgagacggtcccttcccctggccctggcccccgCAGCACAGCGCGCCCCGCCCAGGCACCCTCTCCTCACCATTCCCCCTCCTGGATGGCTTTCCTGGGGCTGACCCTGACGATGTGCTCACGGTCACTGAGAGCAGCCGCGGCCTCAACCTCGAATGCCTGTGGGAGAAGGCACGCCGGGGAGCTGGCCGCGGTGGGGGAGCGCCCCCCTGGCAGCCGGCCTCTGCACCCCCGGCCCCCCATGCCAACCCATCCAACCCTTTCTACGAGGCGTTGTCCACGCCCAGCGTGCTGCCCGTCATCAGCGCCCGCAGCCCCTCCGTGAGCAGCGAGTACTACATCCGCCTTGAGGAGCACGGCTCCCCGCCTGAGCCCCTCTTCCCCAATGACTGGGACCCCCTGGACCCAGGAGTgcctgccccccaggcctcccaggcccCTTCCGAGGTGCCCCAGCTGGTGTCCGAGACCTGGGcctcccccctcttccctgcGGCCCGGCCCTTCCCCGCCCAGTCCTCGGCATCAGGCAGCTTCCTCCTGAGCGGCTGGGACCCCGAGGGCCGAGGTGCCGGGGAGACCCTGGCGGGAGACCCCGCCGAGGTGCTGGGGGAGCGGGGTACTGCCCcgtgggcagaggaggaggaggaggaggaggagggcagctcCCCGGGGGAGGACAGCAGCAGCCTCGGGGGTGGCCCCAGCCGCCGGGGCCCGCTGCCCTGTCCCCTGTGCAGCCGGGAGGGGGCCTGCTCCTGTCTGCCCCTGGAGCGGGGGGACGCCGTGGCTGGCTGGGGGGGCCACCCCGCTCTTGGCTGCCCGCATCCCCCCGAGGACGACTCGTCCCTGCGGGCAGAGCGGGGCTCCCTAGCCGACCTGCCCCTGGCCCCCCCCTCCTCGGCCCCCCCCGAGTTTCTGGACCCCCTCATGGGGGCGGCGGCGCCCCAGTACCCCGGGCGGGGGCCAcctcccgctcccccccccccgccgccaccTCCCCGGGCCCCCGCGGACCCAGCCGTGTCCCCCGACCCTCCCTCGGCCGTGGCCAGTCCCGGCTCCGGCCTGTCATCTCCGGGCCCCAAGCCGGGGGACAGCGGCTACGAGACCGAGACCCCTTTTTCCCCCGAGGGAGCCTTCCCCGGCGGGGGGGCAGCCGAGGAGGAAGGGGTCCCTCGACCGCGGGCTCCCCCCGAGCCCCCCGACCCGGGAGCGCCCCGGCCACCCCCAGACCCGGGTCCCCACCCACTGCCGGGGACCCGGGAGAAGCCGACCTTTGTAGTTCAAGTGAGCACCGAGCAGCTCCTGATGTCCCTGCGGGAGGACGTGACAAGGAACCTCCTGGGGGAGAAGGGGGCAAACCCCCGAGAGACGGGAcccaggaaggtggggagaggccCCGGGAACAGAGAGAAAGTCCAGGGCCCGAGCAGGGACCCCACAGTCCTGGGCAGCGGGAAGAAAGCCCCAAGCCCGAACGAGGAGCCGAGCCTCCCCATGAACGGGGTGACGGTGCAGAACGGGGGCCAGAGAGCCCTGGACATCGAGGAGAAGGTGGCGGAGAATGGGGCCCCCGGGACTCccgagagagaagagaaagtgcCGGAGAAAGTGCTGGAGAATGGGGAGGTGACACCcccaaggagggaggagaaagtgtTGGAGAATGGGGAGCTGATGTCCCccgagagagaagagaaagtgctGGTGAATGGGGGACTGACAGCCTCAAAGATCGAGAAGAAGGTGTCAGAGGATGGGGGTCTGAGACCCCCCAGGAACACGGAGAGGCTACCGGAGACTGGGCCTCGGagagccccagggccctgggagaaGGCACCCGAGAGTGGGGTGCCAGCCCCAGAGACCTTGCTGGAGAGAGCCCCCGAGCCCGGCGCAGTGGCCTTGTCCCGGAACGGCGGGGAGACAGTCCCTGGCCCCACTGGCCCAGCCCCCAAGAGCGGGGTGCTGGAGCCCGGGACCGAGAGGAGAGCCCCCGAGACTGGGGGGGCACCGAGAGCCCCCGGGGTTGGGAGGCCGGACCTCGGGAGTGGGGGCCGAGCCCCAGCGGGCACGGGGATGGCCCCCGGCGGCGGCCTCGGAAGCGGCGTGGACGCAAAGGCCGGATGGGCAGACAGCACGAGGCCAcagccgccaccgccaccgccgccaccaccgGAGGCACAGCCGAGGAGGCCGGAGCCAGCGCCCCAGAGAACCAGGCCGGAGGTGGCATCCGAGGGAGAGCCCGGGGCCCCAGACAGCAGGGCCGGCGGAGACACAGCACCCAGCACAGACGGGGACCCCCCCCAACCCGAGAGGAAGGGCCCCGAGATGCCACGACTGTTCTTGGACTTGGGACCTCCTCAGGGGAACAGCGAGCAGATCAAAG CCAAGCTCTCGCGGCTCTCTCTGGCGCTGCCGCCGCTCACGCTCACGCCGTtcccggggccgggcccgcggcGACCCCCGTGGGAGGGCGCGGACGCCGGGGCGGCTGGCGGGgaggccggcggggcgggggcgccggggccagcggaggaggacggggaggacgaggacgaggaggaggaggaggacgaggaggcaTCAGCgtcgggcgcggcggcggggccgcggggccccgggagggcgcgggcagccccggtgcccGTCGTGGTGAGCAGCGCCGACGCGGACGCGGCCCGCCCGTTGCGGGGGCTGCTCAAGTCTCCGCGCGGGGCCGACGAGCCCGAGGACAGCGAGCTGGAGAGGAAGCGCAAGATGGTCTCCTTCCACGGGGACGTGACCGTCTACCTCTTCGACCAG GAGACGCCAACCAACGAGCTGAGCGTCCAGGGCCCCCCCGAGGGGGACACGGACCCGTCAACGCCTCCAGCGCCCCCGACgcctccccaccccgccacccccgGAGATGGGTTTCCCAGCAACGACAGCGGCTTTG GAGGCAGTTTCGAATGGGCGGAGgatttccccctcctccccccacccggCCCCCCCCTGTGCTTCTCCCGCTTCTCCGTCTCGCCTGCGCTGGAGACCCCGGGGCCTCCCGCCCGGGCCCCCGACGCCCGGCCCGCAG gccCCGTGGAGAACTGA